DNA from Desulfuromonas sp.:
CTTGCGGATGCGCATAGGCATACTCGAGGCTGGCCCGGACCGCTGCATCGACCTCGCGGATTGTCTCGGCACCGAGAGATCGTTTGGCGAGGATGCCGCCGAGCGGGATCGGCAGGCCGCTCTCCTGTTCCCACCAGGCACCGAGATCCTGAACTTCATGGAAACCGAGCTGGCGGAAGGTGAAGCGTGATTCATGGATGATGACGCCGGCATCCGCCTCGCCGTTCTGCAAGGCCGGCATGATCCGATCAAACGGAACAATCAGCAGATCCTCATACCCTTCGTCGAACAGTTGCAATAAGAGATTCGCGGTCGTCAGCTGCCCCGGAATCGCAATCTTCTTTCCTTTCAGCGCTGTCATCGATTTCGGTTCCGTCGTAACCACCAGCGGACCGCAGCCGCGCCCCAGGGCACTGCCGCTGCGCAGAAGCGCATACTGCTCGCGCAGATGGCCAAGAGCGTGATAGGAGATCTTGGTCAGGTCGAGCGTGCCGTTACGGGCCAGCTGGTTCAGGGTTTCGACATCCTCGAGACGTTCGCGGATCTTCAGTCGACAGCTTTCGAGGCAGTTGTGGGTCAGGGCGTGAAAGATAAAGGTGTCGTTCGGGCAGGGGGAGTATCCGAGCGTCAGCGTGCCGCTCATAGCGTCTTTTCCATGGCCGGCCAATCCCTGATCAGTTCAAGGATGCATTGCTGGGAGATCTCCGCCGCCGTGCCGATGTCCCACTGGTCGGGATTACGGTCTTCGGTCAGATTCGAGATGCCGCGGATTTCTAGCAGTGGGACATCGTGCTGCAGGCAGACATGGTTCACTGCCGCGCCTTCCATGCTTTCGCAGATGCCGCCGGTCCGGTCAGCGAGCTCGCGGCCGCGTTCGTCGGTTCCGGAACAGGTTGAGACGGTGACAAACGGGCCGGTTACCAGGTGTTTTCCCCGGGGGGAGATGAATGCCTTGAGCCGGGCCCGGGCCTCGGCCTGCAGGCCCTGGTGCAGCGGCAGGTGGTTATAGTAAGAGGCGTCGGCATTCGAGCAGAGGGGAAAACCGATTTTCTGCATATCGAGAAAACCGTCGGGCGTCCTGACGCCCTCATCACCATAAATTTCCTCTTCGGCGAGAGCGATATCGCCGATTTTCAGGCCCCGGTCCGGGTAGGCGCCACCGCAGCCAAACAGGATCACTGCTTTCGGGCGTCTTTTATCGAGCAAGGCTTCGGTTGCGAGGGCCCCGTTGACCTTGCCGATCCCGGTGTGCAGCAGGCTGACCAGTTGCCCATCGATCCGGCCTTTCAATAAATCGTACCGCCCGCATTTTGCCTCGGCGGTGCCGGTAAGGGCTTCGCGGACCAGTCCGGTCTCTATTTCGGTAGCAGCAATCAGTGCAATCATCAGTCTGTTCCCGGGAAACTTTAATCAGGCGTTTGGTTTGTACCAGCCGTGGCGGATCAGATCACGGCGCAGGTCGGCGCCCTGATTTTCGACAATGCCCTGGTACCAGAAAGGTGCTTTTTCCGTAGTTCCGCCATCGTGGTGGTTGTCGAGGCGCTGGCGACAATCGACCAGTATGCGCCGGAATTTGCTGTCCGGATCGGCGATGATTTCGCGGATCTTCTGGCCAAGTTCCGGTTCCGTTCCGGCAATAACATGGTCAATGATATCGCGCAGGTGCAGGCCGAGCCGGTAATCTTCAAGGTTGCCCTTGAAACCGTCTTCGCATTCTGCAACAAAATCATTCCAGTCGAGCAGGATCGAGCCGAAATCTTCGGCGGCGACTTCGGAAAAATCAGGGTTTGCAGCGAGGCAGTTTTCAATCATATCCTGCTCGCGCCGCGACAGAAAGAAGGAGAGCGTCTCTTCGACGGCGTACATCCCGAGTTTCTCGGAGAGGTCGTCGCAGAAGCGGACAAAATCGAGATCGGTGTCGCTCATCTTTGAAAATTGCTCGGGCAGACTGTTGTCTGGGTGGCAGAGCAGGGAAAGATGGTCGTGGCCGAGATCGGTATGGTAGAGCATCTCCTTACCGTATTCGATGCCATGCTGATGGAGTTGATCCATTGTGCGGATATGGTTGTCAGTGAAGCAGGAGAGAATCTTCTCTTCCGAATAAAATATTTCAGTACCGGAACGGTTATTGGCGAGGCCGAAGCCGACAAAACCGTCATGGATCAGGCGGGGCAGATACGGATCGATGATCGCAAAAAGCTCATCAACCGGCAGGTAGGGGGAGTAATAGACATCCGGCAATACCGGGCCACCCTTGGCGACCGGCTGCTCGGTCCGGTAGTATTCGAGGATCAGGAAGGCTTCGTCGATACTGTCGCCGCAAAACTCGCGGAACAGGGCCGGAATCCTGTCAGCCGAAGCGGCAATAGTGAAGCGATAGGAGTCGGTGGTGTTTTCGAGCAGCGAAAAGGTGTAGCCTTCACAGAGCTGCTTTTTATTTCGACGCAACTCGCTGTTCCAGAGTTTGATGCCGAGGGGTAATTCAAGGGTTTTTTTTCGCAAGTCTCTGTGAATCCTCTGAAGTCAAAAAAAATTGATTAATAAAACATTGTCAATATTGGCAAAAACGTAAATGATTTAGCACACAAAGTCAATAATTCCGACGGTATTTCAAGCGTTTAATTTTAATAAAGCTGTTTTACCATCAATAAAATTTAGTTGACAACCCAGTGGCTTTTCGCTATATCCTGCGGGGGTTAAACAGGAATAAAACCTTTTTCTATTTATACCGCTGAGTTTCAGCTCTGCTTATCTTATATAGAATCACGGCTTCAATAGCCAAAACCAATTGCTATCAAAGGGATGAAAGATGTCGAAAAAAACAGTTACACCCACATTGGAGAATCCGTTTGCTCCACCCGAAAAGGTTGAATTTACTATTCCGGGTGAAATCGCCGGTGTAACCGGTGGTTACGAGGAGGTCATGCAGGAAG
Protein-coding regions in this window:
- the mqnB gene encoding futalosine hydrolase: MIALIAATEIETGLVREALTGTAEAKCGRYDLLKGRIDGQLVSLLHTGIGKVNGALATEALLDKRRPKAVILFGCGGAYPDRGLKIGDIALAEEEIYGDEGVRTPDGFLDMQKIGFPLCSNADASYYNHLPLHQGLQAEARARLKAFISPRGKHLVTGPFVTVSTCSGTDERGRELADRTGGICESMEGAAVNHVCLQHDVPLLEIRGISNLTEDRNPDQWDIGTAAEISQQCILELIRDWPAMEKTL
- a CDS encoding 1,4-dihydroxy-6-naphthoate synthase produces the protein MSGTLTLGYSPCPNDTFIFHALTHNCLESCRLKIRERLEDVETLNQLARNGTLDLTKISYHALGHLREQYALLRSGSALGRGCGPLVVTTEPKSMTALKGKKIAIPGQLTTANLLLQLFDEGYEDLLIVPFDRIMPALQNGEADAGVIIHESRFTFRQLGFHEVQDLGAWWEQESGLPIPLGGILAKRSLGAETIREVDAAVRASLEYAYAHPQEARSYIRRHAQEIDDEVIDQHIGLYVNEFSLDLGEEGVKAVETLLGRAEDRGLIPACDKPLIVS